A part of Senegalia massiliensis genomic DNA contains:
- the greA gene encoding transcription elongation factor GreA, whose protein sequence is MAQNKKVVLTVEGLKKIESELEQLKTVRRKEVAGRIKTAIAFGDLSENSEYDEAKNEQAQVEERIFKLENMVRNAEIIDDEDISLEVISVGSKVKVLDMEFDEEVVYSIVGSAEADPYDGKISNESPVGDALLGKEVGEVVEVQVPDGIIKYKVLEISR, encoded by the coding sequence ATGGCACAAAATAAAAAGGTAGTATTGACAGTAGAGGGACTTAAAAAAATTGAATCAGAACTGGAACAATTAAAAACAGTTAGACGTAAAGAAGTAGCAGGAAGAATAAAAACAGCCATAGCTTTTGGAGATTTAAGTGAGAATTCAGAATATGATGAAGCAAAAAATGAACAAGCTCAAGTTGAAGAAAGAATATTTAAGCTAGAAAATATGGTTAGAAATGCAGAAATAATAGATGATGAAGATATATCTTTAGAAGTTATAAGTGTAGGCTCAAAAGTTAAGGTATTAGATATGGAATTTGATGAAGAGGTTGTTTATTCCATAGTAGGGTCAGCTGAAGCAGATCCTTATGATGGGAAAATATCAAATGAATCCCCGGTTGGAGATGCATTACTTGGAAAAGAGGTAGGAGAAGTAGTTGAAGTTCAAGTTCCAGATGGTATCATAAAATATAAAGTATTAGAAATAAGTAGATAA